The following proteins are encoded in a genomic region of Cryptomeria japonica chromosome 11, Sugi_1.0, whole genome shotgun sequence:
- the LOC131069678 gene encoding uncharacterized protein LOC131069678, with protein sequence MGQKSRRRNEMGTRSNQMKSLETLREEPSSEAFEDSAKKYTSWGVLLDWLKGQMEKSVTNRGHGNKSSGQCSDLKLLVGVLGCPLGPVSVVNDPLPHLSIKDVPFEASSAQYIVQQYMAATGCIKFQNSIKSSYMAGRVKMVSTECEIAAKVSRSNKATENGCFVLWQMMPDMWSMELVLGESKVHAGSNGKIVWRHTPWLGSHAAKGPARPLRRALQGLDPRTTAIMFANARCVGEKKIGDEDCFILKLSADPSILQERSDGPAEIIRHVLFGYFSQKTGLLVYMEDSHLTRIQATGISTVYWETTIETTINDYQAVDGVMIAHSGRSIVTLFKFGEIAMDHTKTRMEETWTIDDVVFNVPGLSMDCFIPPADVIGNGSAGDSCNYESDGKLKVVKHGNGTSQDQPTGKSKCLDQLTC encoded by the exons ATGGGTCAGAAATCTCGGCGCAGAAATGAGATGGGGACGAGGTCAAATCAGATGAAATCTCTGGAGACTCTCAGGGAGGAGCCTTCTTCTGAAGCCTTTGAAGATTCAGCGAAGAAGTACACTTCCTGGGGAGTTTTGCTGGATTGGCTCAAAGGCCAAATGGAGAAAAGTGTCACCAATAGGGGGCATGGGAACAAATCCAGTGGGCAGTGTTCCGATCTGAAGCTCTTGGTGGGTGTTCTCGGATGCCCTCTTGGGCCTGTCAGCGTTGTTAATGACCCACTTCCCCACCTCTCCATCAAAGATGTTCCCTTT GAAGCGTCATCAGCACAATACATTGTGCAGCAATATATGGCAGCAACGGGCTGTATAAAATTTCAGAACTCAATTAAGAGTTCATATATGGCAGGAAGAGTCAAAATGGTATCTACAGAATGTGAAATAGCTGCAAAAGTTTCTCGAAGCAATAAGGCTACAGAAAATGGGTGCTTTGTTTTGTGGCAAATGATGCCAGATATGTGGTCGATGGAGTTGGTTTTGGGTGAAAGTAAAGTGCATGCTGGAAGCAATGGCAAGATTGTCTGGCGTCATACACCATGGCTTGGTTCGCATGCTGCAAAGGGTCCTGCTCGGCCCCTGCGTCGGGCTCTTCAG GGTTTAGATCCTAGAACGACGGCAATCATGTTTGCGAATGCTCGCTGTGTAGGAGAAAAAAAAATTGGAGATGAAGATTGTTTTATCTTGAAGCTTTCTGCTGATCCATCAATTCTACAAGAAAGGAGTGACGGTCCTGCAGAAATTATCAGGCATGTGCTTTTTGGATATTTCAGTCAGAAAACGGGTCTTCTTGTATATATGGAGGACTCTCACCTTACTCGAATTCAAGCTACTGGAATAAGTACTGTTTACTGGGAAACTACCATAGAAACAACCATTAATGATTACCAAGCAGTGGATGGCGTGATGATTGCTCACTCAGGTCGGTCCATTGTGACCCTCTTCAAGTTTGGAGAGATTGCAATGGACCACACCAAAACTCGAATGGAAGAAACATGGACAATTGATGATGTGGTTTTCAATGTTCCTGGACTTTCAATGGATTGCTTCATTCCTCCAGCGGATGTCATCGGAAATGGGTCAGCAGGGGATTCCTGTAATTACGAGTCTGATGGGAAGCTGAAGGTTGTGAAGCATGGAAATGGAACTAGCCAAGATCAGCCTACAGGGAAATCGAAATGCCTGGATCAGTTGACTTGTTAA